From one Desulfurobacterium thermolithotrophum DSM 11699 genomic stretch:
- the dprA gene encoding DNA-processing protein DprA codes for MEETLISIAFLFKRGIGARKYIFLLKNYESLSEAVRKEKIDLSKELKLAEKELRKAKKLGIKIVPLCSESYPSLLKEIHQPPIVLYVRGTLPDIPFIAVVGSRKTSNYGRRIAYSLGKFLSENDISVVSGLAYGIDSYAHKGAIDGKGKTIAVLGSGVDSIYPRGNFSLAERIVDTGGAIISEFPLGTKPSKENFPRRNRIISGISHATIVVEAGEKSGALITADFALEQGRTVFAVPGNIDSSFSKGTNRLIKEGASPLLDFKDLFDELSFLKKSSIKQYIPENFKGIYELLSRSPLSIDQIADKLDMDIPTLTTLLLEMEILGLVRKEGGIYTTL; via the coding sequence TTTCTATTTAAAAGAGGAATTGGTGCACGAAAGTATATTTTTCTTCTTAAGAATTATGAAAGCTTATCTGAAGCTGTAAGAAAAGAGAAAATAGATTTAAGTAAAGAGCTAAAATTAGCTGAAAAAGAGTTAAGAAAAGCTAAAAAGCTTGGTATCAAGATAGTACCTTTATGTTCGGAAAGTTATCCTTCCCTTCTTAAAGAAATTCATCAACCTCCTATTGTTCTTTATGTAAGGGGAACTTTACCAGATATTCCTTTTATTGCAGTGGTTGGTTCAAGGAAAACATCTAACTATGGAAGAAGAATTGCTTATTCGCTTGGGAAATTCCTTTCAGAGAACGATATATCAGTCGTAAGTGGTCTTGCCTACGGAATAGACTCTTATGCTCATAAAGGAGCAATTGATGGAAAAGGAAAAACTATTGCTGTTCTTGGAAGTGGAGTTGATTCTATCTATCCACGAGGGAATTTTTCTCTTGCTGAGAGGATAGTTGATACAGGTGGAGCTATTATTTCTGAATTTCCACTGGGAACAAAACCTTCAAAAGAGAATTTTCCCCGTAGAAACAGAATAATAAGTGGTATTTCTCACGCTACTATAGTAGTTGAAGCAGGAGAAAAAAGTGGAGCTCTAATAACGGCCGATTTTGCGTTAGAACAGGGAAGAACTGTTTTTGCAGTACCAGGAAACATAGACTCAAGTTTTAGTAAAGGTACAAACAGATTGATAAAAGAAGGAGCTTCTCCTTTGCTTGACTTTAAAGACCTATTTGATGAACTATCTTTCCTAAAAAAGTCTTCTATCAAACAGTATATACCTGAAAACTTTAAAGGAATTTATGAACTTCTTTCTAGATCTCCTCTTTCAATTGATCAAATCGCTGATAAACTTGACATGGATATTCCAACTTTAACCACACTTCTTTTGGAAATGGAAATATTAGGTCTTGTTAGAAAAGAAGGAGGCATTTACACAACACTCTAA
- the lepB gene encoding signal peptidase I, with translation MQNKIVENLKSFAIALVLALIIRTFLVQSFHIPSGSMIPTLLVGDFILVDKITYHLREPDRGDVVVFHFPLNEDVYYIKRIIGVPGDKVQVIDGKVYINGKPCKYEPGGTYSYTEKGSSYKGRLFYEFLPRKEGGEKKHLILKTGGRGDNTQVFVIPKDKYLMMGDNRNNSYDSRYWGFVDRSKIVGIARIIFFSWDGEKHLPRFNRIFKLIN, from the coding sequence ATGCAAAATAAAATAGTAGAAAATCTGAAATCTTTTGCAATAGCATTGGTTTTAGCTCTGATAATAAGAACTTTCCTCGTTCAGTCCTTTCATATTCCTTCAGGTTCTATGATTCCTACTTTGCTTGTTGGAGACTTTATTCTTGTCGATAAGATAACATATCATCTTAGAGAACCTGATAGGGGAGATGTTGTTGTTTTTCACTTTCCCCTTAATGAAGATGTTTACTACATAAAGCGAATAATTGGTGTTCCAGGAGATAAAGTTCAAGTAATTGACGGCAAAGTTTACATAAATGGAAAGCCGTGTAAATACGAACCTGGTGGTACCTATTCCTACACTGAAAAAGGTTCAAGTTATAAAGGAAGACTCTTTTATGAATTTTTGCCAAGGAAAGAAGGTGGTGAAAAGAAGCATCTTATTCTAAAAACAGGAGGTAGAGGAGACAATACACAGGTATTTGTCATACCAAAGGATAAGTACTTGATGATGGGAGATAACAGAAACAATAGTTATGACAGCCGTTATTGGGGTTTTGTAGATAGAAGTAAAATTGTAGGCATTGCCAGAATAATATTCTTCTCTTGGGACGGTGAAAAACATCTTCCAAGATTTAATAGGATTTTTAAACTTATTAATTGA
- a CDS encoding DUF481 domain-containing protein, whose product MDYGKKLFFLIVMACFPLTALGQNNQISISYSNTAGNTNTQSLTVGYRFEKGLEGKRFYSNGSYFYKKDDGKETANKLVVDNRFELDITNRLLFFVKNFIHRDTFSGYNLRLGVGPGVGYQLLKKDNENLKLFFGADFTYNNYVDQGTENYVAGDVGLEYNRQLLENLFFTQKVSYLMSLKNSKDYFVHSETCFKVPITEKMALGVSYKINYHNLLPDGAKYHTDKMFSTSLIYSF is encoded by the coding sequence ATGGATTATGGCAAAAAACTATTTTTTTTGATAGTTATGGCTTGTTTTCCATTAACAGCTTTAGGACAGAATAATCAGATATCTATTTCATATTCAAATACAGCAGGAAATACGAATACTCAAAGTCTTACAGTAGGCTATAGATTTGAAAAAGGTTTAGAAGGAAAAAGATTTTACTCAAACGGGTCTTACTTTTATAAAAAAGACGATGGAAAAGAAACAGCTAATAAACTTGTAGTTGATAATAGATTTGAACTAGATATAACAAATAGACTTCTTTTCTTCGTTAAAAATTTCATACACAGGGACACATTTTCAGGATATAACCTGCGGTTAGGAGTAGGTCCAGGTGTAGGTTATCAGCTGCTAAAGAAAGATAACGAAAACCTTAAACTGTTTTTTGGCGCAGATTTTACTTATAACAACTATGTAGACCAAGGTACTGAAAACTATGTTGCTGGAGATGTTGGATTAGAGTACAACAGACAGTTATTAGAAAACTTGTTTTTCACACAGAAAGTGTCCTATTTAATGTCATTAAAAAACAGTAAAGACTATTTTGTTCATAGTGAAACGTGTTTTAAGGTACCTATTACAGAAAAAATGGCTCTTGGAGTTTCTTATAAGATTAATTATCACAATCTTTTACCAGATGGCGCCAAGTATCATACCGATAAGATGTTTTCTACAAGCCTAATATACAGTTTTTAA
- a CDS encoding TIGR03936 family radical SAM-associated protein, whose translation MTIFKDELLLQELYSVKKPASYLSLELNKRAPKFEEREVRFVLTYPDLYEVGTSHIGGKILYYILNDLTDFALCHRAYLPRPDMQEFMKRKGIPLYTLEEFRPVKDYDLWGLSFSSELTYTNALRVINLAGLPLKREEREGFPIIFAGGPCMYNPIPISLFVDLVSIGDGEETLVEVAKLTREIKKAGGTKEDFLYEARKIEGIWVPKFGKYPVKKAVFTKIPEGFFPTSPPIPVVETSQDRITIEVSRGCLRGCRFCQAGFIYRPYRERNEKLIETLLESTFKNTGYEEASLSSLSVSDHSRFNSLIPEVMEVCYKEMISLSLPSMRVKSFNPELASQLMQVKKTGFTLAPEAGSERLRRAINKDLTNEDLFRVVEGLFSRGWGRLKLYFMIGLPFEDEEDIDALIDMLWQVYKIGKKYKGKKHLAAGISIFVSKPFTPFQWESFASEEEVKEKIAYIKKKAPRSFKLRFHDYRQSLIEAILTRGNEEVSKLIETAYLEGCQLDGWDEFFNWEGWLRAFEKTGFDVKEATKKKDLEKELPWDFIKGVVSKKFLIREFEKAKKAQKTPDCRIVGCHGCGACTLQQIKELKNHPIPEKIEFNVPPRPKREFPLKRKVALVFEKKGFTKFLSLLDLTRAFTRTFRKFGVPLRYSQGFNPHPKINILLGLPVGVEGNGEIVEVELTEESYDFEKFIENSKEFLPEGLRFKKFIELHSKETLLSKIETVTYIIIPFKDYNISLLREEKLFNRKGKEVVLKDHIAWFKEEKNLIKIAIKVINGNILNIQDILNWIGLSLGTAKVCREELIKT comes from the coding sequence TTGACGATTTTTAAAGATGAATTGCTCTTACAGGAGCTTTATTCCGTTAAAAAACCTGCCTCTTATCTTTCGTTAGAGCTAAATAAAAGAGCTCCCAAGTTTGAAGAAAGGGAAGTCAGATTTGTTCTTACCTATCCTGACCTTTACGAAGTTGGAACATCACATATAGGTGGAAAAATTCTCTACTACATTCTTAATGACCTTACAGATTTTGCCCTTTGCCATAGAGCTTATCTTCCCCGCCCTGATATGCAGGAATTTATGAAAAGAAAGGGAATTCCTCTTTATACTTTAGAAGAATTCCGACCAGTAAAAGATTATGATCTCTGGGGACTTTCTTTTTCTTCAGAATTAACCTATACAAACGCATTGAGAGTAATAAATCTTGCAGGTCTTCCCTTAAAAAGAGAAGAAAGAGAAGGATTTCCTATTATCTTTGCTGGTGGTCCTTGTATGTATAATCCTATTCCAATTTCTCTATTTGTTGATTTAGTGTCTATTGGTGATGGAGAAGAAACTCTTGTTGAAGTAGCAAAACTTACAAGGGAAATCAAAAAAGCAGGTGGAACAAAAGAAGACTTTTTGTACGAAGCAAGAAAAATTGAGGGTATTTGGGTTCCTAAGTTTGGTAAGTATCCTGTCAAAAAGGCTGTTTTTACAAAAATACCTGAAGGTTTTTTCCCTACTTCTCCTCCAATTCCAGTAGTTGAGACATCTCAAGATAGAATAACTATTGAAGTTTCAAGAGGATGTCTTAGAGGCTGTAGATTTTGTCAAGCAGGATTTATCTATAGACCTTACAGAGAAAGAAACGAAAAGTTAATAGAAACGCTTTTAGAAAGTACTTTTAAGAATACTGGTTATGAAGAGGCATCTCTTTCTTCCCTTTCTGTTTCTGACCATAGTCGCTTTAATAGTCTAATTCCTGAAGTTATGGAAGTCTGCTATAAAGAGATGATTTCTCTTTCTCTTCCTTCTATGAGGGTTAAAAGCTTTAATCCAGAACTTGCATCTCAGCTTATGCAGGTAAAGAAAACAGGCTTTACTCTTGCTCCGGAAGCTGGTTCAGAAAGATTAAGGAGAGCTATAAACAAAGACCTTACAAATGAAGATTTATTTAGAGTTGTGGAAGGATTGTTTTCAAGAGGATGGGGAAGATTAAAACTTTACTTTATGATAGGACTTCCTTTTGAAGATGAAGAAGACATAGATGCTTTAATTGATATGTTATGGCAGGTTTACAAAATCGGAAAAAAATATAAAGGTAAAAAGCATCTTGCTGCAGGAATATCCATTTTTGTTTCAAAGCCTTTTACTCCTTTTCAGTGGGAATCTTTTGCTAGTGAAGAAGAAGTAAAAGAAAAGATAGCTTACATAAAAAAGAAAGCTCCTCGAAGTTTTAAACTAAGGTTTCATGATTATAGGCAATCTTTAATAGAGGCGATTTTAACAAGAGGAAATGAGGAAGTTAGTAAACTCATTGAAACTGCTTACCTTGAAGGATGTCAGCTTGATGGTTGGGATGAATTCTTTAACTGGGAAGGTTGGTTAAGGGCTTTTGAGAAAACAGGATTTGACGTTAAAGAAGCTACTAAGAAGAAAGATCTTGAAAAAGAGCTCCCGTGGGACTTCATAAAAGGAGTGGTAAGCAAAAAATTTCTTATTAGAGAGTTTGAAAAAGCAAAAAAAGCCCAGAAGACTCCAGACTGTAGAATTGTAGGTTGCCATGGTTGTGGTGCTTGTACTTTGCAGCAAATAAAAGAACTAAAGAACCATCCTATTCCAGAAAAAATAGAATTTAACGTTCCTCCAAGACCAAAGAGAGAATTTCCATTAAAGAGAAAGGTTGCTCTTGTTTTTGAAAAGAAGGGATTTACAAAATTTTTATCTCTACTTGATCTTACCAGAGCATTTACAAGGACTTTTCGAAAGTTTGGAGTTCCTCTAAGGTATTCTCAAGGGTTTAATCCTCATCCAAAAATAAATATACTGCTTGGACTTCCTGTTGGAGTTGAAGGTAATGGAGAAATTGTTGAAGTAGAACTTACAGAAGAAAGCTATGATTTTGAAAAGTTTATTGAGAATTCAAAAGAATTTTTACCAGAAGGATTAAGATTTAAGAAGTTTATTGAGCTTCACTCTAAGGAAACTTTACTAAGTAAAATAGAAACTGTGACCTATATAATTATTCCTTTTAAAGATTATAATATTTCTTTGCTAAGAGAAGAAAAGCTTTTTAATAGAAAGGGGAAAGAAGTAGTTTTAAAAGATCACATAGCTTGGTTTAAGGAAGAAAAAAATTTAATTAAAATTGCCATAAAAGTAATAAACGGCAATATTTTAAACATTCAGGATATACTAAATTGGATAGGATTGAGCCTTGGAACAGCAAAAGTGTGTAGAGAAGAACTCATCAAAACCTAA
- a CDS encoding Rne/Rng family ribonuclease, whose translation MEQQKCVEKNSSKPKKQILINAHTKEVRIAVLEEGELVEFYVERKGNRGIVGNIYKGRVVKIVPAVQAAFVDIGISKKAFLYVKDAVTVEFEEEEDLFEETTQPQEIELPPIEEVLSEGQEVLVQVSKEPIGTKGPRITTNITVPGHYLVLLPTVNKIGISRRITDEAERERLKKIAEDIKPEDYGIIVRTAAEGATKEDLKKDLEYILRVWKGLLEKAENRPPPSLLYQDLEIVPKTLRDLLTEEVSEVIIDSKAEFERALSFAKAFIPKLAGRIKYYSKDIPLFQRFEVEKAIEKTLSRKVYLPNGGYIVIDETEALVSIDVNSGKFKKTKTLEETALRINLVAAKEIARQLRLRDIGGIIVIDFIDMKEEENKQLLLKTLEEELSKDRAKTKIVSMSDLGLVEMTRKRVKKSLGKSLTMTCPYCEGKGRVKSIETVAFEIEREILSLLKTNNSKVIKVYANPLVAEKLKGDEKDIIDKIEEVYEKKIKVIPVEYYHIEKFTVVRG comes from the coding sequence TTGGAACAGCAAAAGTGTGTAGAGAAGAACTCATCAAAACCTAAAAAGCAGATACTAATAAATGCTCATACAAAGGAAGTTAGAATAGCTGTTTTAGAAGAAGGTGAACTTGTAGAGTTTTATGTTGAAAGAAAGGGTAACAGAGGAATAGTTGGAAATATTTATAAAGGTAGAGTTGTAAAGATCGTTCCTGCTGTTCAGGCTGCTTTTGTTGACATTGGAATTTCAAAAAAAGCATTTTTGTATGTAAAAGATGCAGTTACGGTTGAATTTGAAGAGGAAGAAGATCTATTTGAAGAAACAACTCAACCACAGGAAATAGAGCTCCCTCCAATAGAGGAAGTACTTTCAGAAGGTCAGGAAGTTCTTGTTCAAGTTTCAAAAGAACCTATAGGAACTAAGGGACCAAGAATAACAACAAACATTACAGTTCCTGGTCACTACCTTGTTCTTCTTCCAACTGTAAACAAAATAGGAATTTCAAGAAGAATTACAGATGAAGCTGAAAGGGAAAGGTTAAAGAAAATAGCTGAAGATATTAAACCGGAAGATTATGGAATTATAGTTAGAACTGCAGCAGAAGGAGCTACAAAAGAAGATCTTAAGAAAGATCTTGAATACATACTAAGGGTATGGAAAGGATTACTAGAAAAGGCTGAAAACAGACCACCTCCATCACTCCTTTATCAAGATCTGGAAATAGTACCAAAAACACTGAGAGACCTTCTCACAGAGGAAGTTTCGGAAGTTATTATAGATTCAAAGGCTGAGTTTGAAAGGGCTTTAAGTTTTGCGAAAGCTTTTATTCCAAAACTTGCTGGGAGAATAAAATACTACAGCAAAGATATTCCACTTTTTCAAAGATTTGAAGTGGAAAAAGCTATAGAGAAAACTCTTTCGAGAAAGGTATATCTTCCAAATGGCGGCTACATTGTAATAGATGAAACCGAAGCTTTAGTATCTATCGATGTAAATAGCGGAAAATTTAAGAAGACAAAAACTCTTGAGGAAACAGCTCTAAGAATAAATCTCGTAGCAGCAAAAGAAATTGCAAGACAACTAAGACTTAGAGACATAGGTGGAATTATTGTAATTGATTTTATTGATATGAAAGAAGAAGAAAATAAGCAACTTCTTCTTAAAACTCTTGAAGAAGAGTTATCAAAGGATAGAGCAAAAACAAAAATAGTCAGTATGTCTGATCTTGGTCTTGTGGAAATGACAAGAAAAAGGGTTAAGAAGAGTCTTGGAAAAAGTTTAACAATGACATGTCCTTACTGTGAAGGAAAAGGAAGAGTAAAATCAATAGAAACCGTAGCTTTTGAAATAGAAAGGGAAATTTTATCTCTTTTAAAAACTAATAACTCAAAGGTGATAAAAGTTTATGCTAATCCGTTGGTTGCTGAAAAGTTAAAAGGTGATGAAAAGGATATAATTGATAAAATTGAGGAAGTTTATGAAAAAAAGATAAAGGTTATTCCTGTTGAGTATTATCACATTGAGAAGTTTACTGTTGTCAGAGGATGA
- a CDS encoding outer membrane protein assembly factor BamD: MRKGIIFFVCLLFLFSCEKIPRTAEGLYQEGMKAAKEGDWGKSTEMLEKALEGELPPSKQELAKITLANSYFNDQDFENAALNYEEFLDLYPASPRAKDALFRLGISYLNLVKGPQWDQTFTKKAIRAFEKFVKEFPNDPRVEKAKIYKNIARKILAENEVYIGGTYDMLHKFTASINRYKIVKEKYRDVESLDRIDYLIGRAYFFTDIQAKEEIDRLKRQLDKEKEKLNSSDPEAKKVAENRIRLVEKDIEKWQKIAKKNKEIGKRILTEVAAKYPNSTYGIKAKRILEGEKILNVEPVINPLKRSIWWKIKETL; encoded by the coding sequence TTGAGAAAGGGAATTATCTTTTTTGTTTGTTTGCTTTTCCTATTTTCCTGTGAAAAGATTCCAAGAACCGCTGAAGGTCTTTATCAAGAAGGAATGAAAGCTGCAAAAGAAGGGGATTGGGGAAAGTCAACCGAAATGCTTGAAAAGGCTCTTGAGGGTGAACTTCCACCAAGTAAGCAAGAATTAGCCAAAATTACATTAGCCAATTCTTATTTTAATGATCAGGATTTTGAAAACGCAGCTTTGAATTACGAAGAGTTTTTAGATCTTTATCCTGCATCTCCACGAGCAAAAGATGCCCTTTTTAGGCTAGGAATTTCTTATCTTAACCTTGTAAAAGGTCCCCAGTGGGATCAAACATTTACGAAAAAAGCAATTAGAGCTTTTGAAAAGTTTGTAAAAGAGTTTCCAAACGATCCACGAGTGGAAAAGGCAAAAATTTATAAGAATATAGCAAGAAAGATACTTGCAGAAAATGAAGTTTACATTGGTGGAACTTACGATATGCTTCATAAATTTACAGCTTCAATTAATAGATACAAGATAGTAAAAGAAAAGTACAGAGATGTAGAATCTTTAGATAGGATTGATTATCTAATAGGAAGGGCTTACTTCTTTACAGATATTCAGGCTAAGGAGGAAATAGATAGATTAAAAAGACAGCTTGATAAGGAGAAAGAAAAACTAAATTCAAGCGATCCGGAAGCTAAGAAAGTTGCAGAAAATAGAATTAGATTAGTAGAAAAGGACATAGAAAAATGGCAGAAAATAGCCAAGAAGAATAAAGAAATAGGTAAAAGGATACTTACTGAAGTAGCAGCAAAGTACCCTAATTCTACTTACGGTATAAAAGCAAAGAGAATTTTAGAGGGAGAGAAAATTTTAAATGTTGAACCTGTTATAAATCCTTTAAAGCGTTCAATTTGGTGGAAAATAAAAGAAACACTTTAA
- the rsfS gene encoding ribosome silencing factor has translation MDTLEKLKIALKAALDKKAENPVIIDLKDLTTLADYFLIITVNSDVHGRTIADEIRKKLKEEGIVPLNIEGYDAANWILIDYGDLIVHIFKDEFRELYNLESLWMDAPRVEIADLLPEETGV, from the coding sequence TTGGATACTCTAGAAAAGCTAAAAATTGCTCTAAAAGCGGCCCTTGATAAAAAAGCAGAAAATCCTGTGATTATTGATTTAAAAGATTTAACGACTCTTGCAGATTATTTTTTAATAATTACTGTTAACTCTGATGTACATGGAAGAACAATTGCTGATGAGATAAGGAAAAAGCTGAAAGAAGAGGGAATTGTACCTTTGAACATTGAAGGTTACGATGCTGCAAATTGGATTCTAATAGACTATGGTGATTTAATCGTTCATATATTTAAGGACGAATTCAGAGAGCTTTACAATCTCGAATCTCTGTGGATGGATGCTCCAAGAGTGGAAATTGCAGACCTCTTACCGGAGGAAACAGGCGTTTGA
- a CDS encoding 23S rRNA (pseudouridine(1915)-N(3))-methyltransferase RlmH: protein MKIRIVAVGKISTILKEAQEHYLQKLRILEIVEVKKQRTKEDEGKKLLEKAKGYIVALDERGREMTSKEFASFLQKHPFITFIIGGADGLSEEVREKSNFLLSLSKFTLQHDIARIVLLEQIYRADQIIKGTPYHRD, encoded by the coding sequence TTGAAAATAAGAATTGTCGCTGTAGGAAAAATTTCTACTATTTTGAAAGAAGCACAAGAACATTATTTGCAAAAGCTTAGAATTTTAGAGATTGTAGAAGTCAAAAAGCAGAGAACAAAGGAAGATGAAGGGAAAAAGCTATTGGAGAAGGCTAAGGGATACATCGTGGCTCTTGATGAAAGGGGGAGGGAGATGACCTCAAAGGAATTTGCATCCTTTCTTCAAAAACACCCTTTCATTACCTTTATAATTGGTGGTGCAGATGGACTTTCAGAAGAAGTTAGAGAAAAGAGTAATTTTCTCCTCTCCCTTTCCAAGTTTACTCTTCAGCACGATATTGCAAGGATAGTTCTTTTAGAACAAATCTATAGAGCTGACCAGATAATCAAGGGAACACCTTATCATAGAGACTGA
- the nifB gene encoding nitrogenase cofactor biosynthesis protein NifB translates to MTVTTKIEKLIRKHPCYNKNAKDYGRIHLPVAPKCNVLCNFCNRKYDCSNESRPGVTSQVLTPKEAALKTIFYREKLPYLTVAGIAGPGDPLANAEKTRQTFNLIRKIYPDMHLCLSTNGLSLPENIDWIEKLGIKHVTVTVNGIDPAIVENIYSFAVKDGKVYKNREMAELIIENQIKGIRKLLSRNILVKVNTVMIPGINDNHIIEIGKFMKELGIYIYNVIPMIPVEGTVFWKKGIKKTPQKEKLKKIKNELEKLGLKIMNHCGRCRADAVGRVRGEQKRKNKFITVASSNGYDLFEVFLEKSGKIVVCRSCELEKIEE, encoded by the coding sequence ATGACAGTAACAACAAAAATTGAAAAACTGATAAGAAAACATCCTTGCTATAACAAGAATGCAAAAGATTATGGAAGAATTCATCTTCCTGTAGCTCCAAAATGCAACGTTCTTTGCAATTTTTGCAATAGAAAATACGACTGCTCAAATGAATCTAGACCCGGTGTTACAAGTCAAGTCCTGACTCCAAAAGAAGCTGCACTTAAAACAATTTTCTATAGAGAAAAACTTCCTTACTTAACAGTTGCAGGAATTGCAGGACCTGGAGATCCTCTTGCAAATGCAGAAAAAACAAGACAAACCTTTAACCTAATTAGAAAAATCTATCCAGATATGCATTTATGTCTTAGTACAAACGGCTTAAGTCTTCCTGAAAATATAGACTGGATAGAAAAGCTTGGGATAAAACATGTTACAGTTACAGTTAACGGTATTGATCCAGCAATCGTTGAAAACATTTATTCCTTTGCTGTAAAAGATGGAAAAGTTTACAAAAATAGAGAAATGGCTGAATTAATTATTGAAAATCAAATAAAAGGCATAAGAAAACTCCTTTCCCGTAACATTTTAGTAAAAGTTAACACCGTTATGATTCCCGGCATTAATGACAACCATATAATTGAAATAGGAAAATTTATGAAAGAGTTAGGAATCTATATTTACAATGTTATTCCTATGATACCAGTTGAAGGTACAGTCTTTTGGAAAAAAGGTATAAAAAAAACACCCCAAAAAGAAAAATTAAAGAAAATAAAAAATGAACTTGAAAAACTTGGTCTTAAAATAATGAACCATTGTGGAAGGTGCAGAGCAGATGCAGTAGGAAGAGTAAGAGGAGAACAGAAAAGAAAAAATAAATTTATAACTGTTGCTTCTTCAAATGGTTATGACCTGTTTGAAGTCTTCTTAGAGAAGAGTGGAAAAATAGTTGTATGCAGAAGTTGTGAACTTGAAAAGATTGAAGAGTGA
- a CDS encoding TIGR01212 family radical SAM protein (This family includes YhcC from E. coli K-12, an uncharacterized radical SAM protein.), with product MERYYSYSRYLKNLFGERVYRVTVDAGFTCPNRDGFKGKGGCIYCYSGSDYDPEKRRKEIEKQIAEGIERVKRRYKAKKFLVYFQAYTNTYAPPEVLKPIYDEIKKFPEVVGLIIGTRPDCVLDETLKLINSYTEDYLVWIEYGLESSHFKSLRWMNRGHGVSDFVDAVLRTRKFSKINICVHTILGLPTEDYDDMMETAKFLAALKVDGVKIHPLHVIKNTALEKIYLEERFRLLTLEEYVDLVVDFIERLPKETVIQRITGEAPEDLLIGPEWCSHKEKNRVINLIRRRFEERNTFQGTKCKFSKL from the coding sequence ATGGAGAGGTATTACTCCTATTCCAGATACCTTAAAAATCTATTTGGGGAAAGAGTCTATCGAGTAACAGTAGATGCCGGCTTCACCTGTCCTAATAGGGATGGCTTTAAAGGGAAAGGGGGATGTATTTACTGTTACTCTGGCTCTGATTATGATCCTGAAAAGAGAAGGAAGGAGATAGAGAAGCAGATAGCTGAGGGAATAGAAAGGGTTAAGAGGCGCTACAAAGCAAAGAAATTTCTCGTTTATTTTCAGGCATACACCAACACCTACGCTCCACCGGAAGTTTTGAAGCCCATATACGATGAAATTAAGAAATTTCCGGAAGTTGTAGGTCTTATTATTGGTACTCGTCCAGACTGTGTACTAGATGAAACGCTAAAGCTAATTAACTCCTATACAGAAGATTATCTTGTGTGGATAGAGTATGGACTGGAAAGCTCTCACTTTAAATCCCTAAGATGGATGAATAGGGGACATGGGGTTTCCGATTTTGTGGATGCTGTTTTGAGAACCCGGAAGTTTTCAAAGATAAACATTTGCGTCCATACGATTTTAGGTCTTCCAACAGAAGATTACGATGACATGATGGAGACGGCAAAATTTTTAGCAGCACTGAAAGTTGACGGCGTAAAAATCCATCCACTTCATGTGATAAAAAATACTGCGCTTGAAAAAATTTACCTTGAGGAGCGGTTCAGACTTTTAACGCTTGAAGAATATGTGGATTTAGTCGTTGACTTTATCGAAAGATTACCAAAAGAAACAGTTATTCAGAGAATAACTGGAGAAGCTCCAGAAGACCTTTTGATCGGCCCCGAATGGTGCAGCCATAAGGAGAAGAACAGAGTAATAAATTTGATAAGAAGAAGATTTGAAGAAAGAAATACCTTTCAGGGAACGAAATGTAAATTCTCAAAACTGTAG
- a CDS encoding CDP-alcohol phosphatidyltransferase family protein: protein MISSTDIKLKIQEFLKPFAELAGSIGVSPNVITILGFLFSIFSGIAIAFSNLTLGIIFFTISGLCDMLDGIIARVNGKTTNFGSFLDSFLDRYADFFPLAGIATLGFYLQDFNLFIFSLLSIVGSFATSYARAKAESLGLECKVGLLERPERFFILLAGFLTGFLVEFLSILAILSNFTAFQRLICAMEKLKK from the coding sequence ATGATTAGTTCTACAGATATAAAGCTAAAGATTCAAGAGTTCCTTAAACCTTTTGCGGAACTGGCAGGTTCAATAGGAGTATCTCCCAATGTTATTACAATTTTAGGTTTTCTTTTCTCTATTTTTTCAGGTATTGCTATAGCTTTTAGTAATCTTACCCTTGGAATAATTTTTTTTACTATTTCTGGTCTTTGTGACATGCTTGATGGAATTATTGCAAGGGTTAACGGTAAGACAACAAACTTTGGTTCTTTTCTTGATTCTTTTTTAGATAGATATGCAGATTTTTTCCCTCTTGCAGGAATTGCTACACTCGGGTTTTATCTTCAAGACTTTAATCTTTTTATTTTTTCTCTTCTTTCCATTGTTGGTTCTTTTGCAACAAGTTATGCAAGGGCAAAAGCAGAGTCCTTAGGCTTAGAGTGTAAAGTTGGGCTACTTGAAAGACCTGAAAGGTTTTTCATTCTTCTTGCAGGTTTTTTAACTGGTTTTTTAGTAGAGTTTCTATCTATTCTTGCTATTTTATCTAACTTTACTGCGTTCCAAAGGTTAATTTGCGCCATGGAGAAGTTAAAAAAGTGA